The window CCGGCGGCGATGTTGCCGGCTCTTAAAGTCGAATCTTCTCGAAGTGCACCAGATCCAGAAACGCCGCGAAGCGCTCGCGGATCTGACTGACGTCCAACCGTCGAAAGCGATCCAAGCTGAAATCCTCGACGGAAAACGACGCCAGCACCGAGCCCAAGATCATCGCCGTGCGGATGGTGGTCGGGCTGGTGTCGTTCTCGTGGGCCATCCAGCCCATGAAGCCGCCGGCGAACGAATCGCCGGCGCCCGTCGGATCGACCACCTCTTCGATGGGGAATGCCGGCGCGGCGAACACGCCGCCTTCGTGAAAGAGCAGCGCCCCGGCATCGCCGCGTTTGATGACCACCGCACGCGGGCCCAGCTTGCGGATGACCCGCGCTGCCGCCGGCAGGTTGGCCTCGCCGGAAAGCTGGCGCGCCTCCTCGTCGTTCAGGAGCAGCATGTCCACGCGTTCCAGCAGGCGCAGCAACTCGGCGCGCTTGCCGCCGATCCAGAAGTTCATGGTGTCGCAGGCGACGAACTTCGGCTGCGACGTCTGCTCAAGAACGTTCAGCTGCAGCACCGGATCGATGTTGGCCAGAAAAACATAGTCCGATTTGGTCCACGACCCCGGCAGCTTCGGTTTGAAGTCCTGAAAGACGTTCAGCTGCGTGTCCAACGTGGTGCGGGTAGAAAAATCCGGCGCGTAAACGCCCGACCAGCGAAAGGTGCGGCCGGCGACGCGCTCCAGGCCCGCCAGGTCCACCTTGTGGTTCTCCAGCAGCGCGGTGTGCGCGGCGGGAAAATCCGTCCCCACCACCGCCGTCAGCCGCACCGACGACAGGAACGACGCCGCCACCGCAAAATACGAGGCCGCGCCGCCCAGCACGTCGGCTCGTTTTCCCATCCGCGTCTCCACGGTGTCGAGGCCCACCGATCCGACCACCAGCAACGACGACGCTGAAGACGCTTGCCCCGAACCACTGTTGTTGCTCACAGGTACCTCCCGTAAAGAGCGCGCAGCCGCTCCCGCGCCGCCGCGGGGATGGCCTCACGCGATGTCATGATGGCGTTCTGAGCGGCGTGGCCGCAGGCGCAAGCGCGCGGTCGCGCCGCCAGTTCGGGCAGCACGCCGCGCACGATGTCCTTGGCGCGTTGAACGTTGGCCAGTAACACCTCGACCACCGCGGCCGCGGTGACGGCCTCTTGCTCGGCGTGCCAGCAGTCGAAGTCGGTGACCAGCGCCAAGGCCACAAAGCACAACTCGGCCTCGCGGCACAGCTTGGCCTCGGTGGCGGCGGTCATGCCGATGGTGTCGGCTCCCCAGGCGCGGTGCAGATCGGATTCGGCGCGCGTGGAAAATTGCGGGCCCTCCATGCAGACGTACGTTCCGCCACGGTGCAGGCGTCGGCCGCGGCCAGCGATGGCCGCCCGCCGGCGTTCGTCGACGGCGGCGACCGGAAAGCCAAGATCAACGGCGGTCTCGGCCACCACGCCGGCAAGGTCAGCGCAGACCGGATCGGCGAAGCTGACGTGGCCGACCACGCCCTCGCCGAAGAACGTCGAC of the Polyangia bacterium genome contains:
- the mtnP gene encoding S-methyl-5'-thioadenosine phosphorylase, encoding MSGSRETGKENSDESVLGVLGGSGLYDLEGLTDVRELTLTTPFGEPSGPLVTGTVGGARLVFLPRHGRGHRLLPSEINYRANVHAFRQLGVQRVLSVSAVGSLREGMEPGDLVLVDQFIDKTFRRASTFFGEGVVGHVSFADPVCADLAGVVAETAVDLGFPVAAVDERRRAAIAGRGRRLHRGGTYVCMEGPQFSTRAESDLHRAWGADTIGMTAATEAKLCREAELCFVALALVTDFDCWHAEQEAVTAAAVVEVLLANVQRAKDIVRGVLPELAARPRACACGHAAQNAIMTSREAIPAAARERLRALYGRYL
- a CDS encoding PfkB family carbohydrate kinase; this translates as MSNNSGSGQASSASSLLVVGSVGLDTVETRMGKRADVLGGAASYFAVAASFLSSVRLTAVVGTDFPAAHTALLENHKVDLAGLERVAGRTFRWSGVYAPDFSTRTTLDTQLNVFQDFKPKLPGSWTKSDYVFLANIDPVLQLNVLEQTSQPKFVACDTMNFWIGGKRAELLRLLERVDMLLLNDEEARQLSGEANLPAAARVIRKLGPRAVVIKRGDAGALLFHEGGVFAAPAFPIEEVVDPTGAGDSFAGGFMGWMAHENDTSPTTIRTAMILGSVLASFSVEDFSLDRFRRLDVSQIRERFAAFLDLVHFEKIRL